The following coding sequences lie in one Capsicum annuum cultivar UCD-10X-F1 chromosome 5, UCD10Xv1.1, whole genome shotgun sequence genomic window:
- the LOC107871429 gene encoding probable protein S-acyltransferase 15 encodes MEFKKFLSIHIFFVLIFVGFVYYVTIFIFLDDLLSLQTSTGKNHSFFYTFLACLVVFSFFVCVVKDPGGVPSSYLPDVEDHEASDQESKRSGLLKKKCDKCSEYKPPRAHHCRVCRRCILRMDHHCAWINNCVGHRNYKAFVTLIFYATIASIYSSVILVSDALHKDWNFEGVMPLKLFYIATGVVIIGLSVTLGTLLGWHIYLTIRNMTTIEYYEGKRAAWLASKSGMNYHHPYDVGACKNISLVLGPNMLKWLCPTAVSHIKDGLSFPTSREYS; translated from the exons ATGGAATTCAAGAAATTCCTATCAATTCACATTTTTTTTGTGTTAATTTTTGTGGGGTTTGTTTATTATGtgacaattttcattttcttGGATGATTTGTTGAGTTTACAGACCTCAACTGGCAAAAATCACTCATTTTTCTATACTTTCTTGGCTTGTCTTGttgtttttagtttctttgtTTGTGTTGTTAAAGACCCAGGTGGAGTTCCTTCTTCATATTTACCTGATGTTGAGGATCATGAAGCTTCAGATCAAGAATCCAAAAGATCT GGTCTGCTTAAGAAGAAATGTGACAAGTGCTCGGAATACAAGCCACCGAGGGCTCATCATTGCCGTGTCTGCAGAAGGTGTATTCTAAGGATG GATCATCATTGTGCGTGGATAAACAATTGTGTTGGTCATAGGAACTACAAGGCGTTTGTAACTTTAATCTTCTATGCAACTATTGCTTCAATCTATTCCTCG GTTATATTGGTAAGCGATGCACTTCATAAAGATTGGAATTTCGAAGGAGTGATGCCTCTCAAGCTATTTTAT ATTGCAACTGGTGTCGTGATTATTGGCTTAAGCGTGACACTAGGCACTCTCCTCGGCTGGCATATCTACCTTACAATTCGCAATATGACAACTATAGAG TACTATGAGGGAAAACGAGCAGCGTGGCTGGCAAGTAAATCTGGGATGAATTATCATCATCCTTATGACGTTGGTGCTTGTAAAAATATTAGTCTG GTATTAGGTCCGAATATGTTAAAATGGTTATGCCCCACCGCGGTGTCCCATATAAAAGACGGACTCAGCTTCCCTACTTCACGCGAGTACTCATAA